A single region of the Mycobacterium lentiflavum genome encodes:
- the pks2 gene encoding sulfolipid-1 biosynthesis phthioceranic/hydroxyphthioceranic acid synthase — translation MTSAGPDEAGGLKRWLIDYLVNEIGCDREDVGLDVAFNDLGVGSRDAVVLSGELATLAGRAVSPLDFWQHPTINELVQFLTTPESESQAQADSADRGWADEPIAVIGLGCRFPGDISGPDAYWRFLCEGRSSVAEVPADRWLPFDDGSPEITRALAGTTRWASVLTDVDGFDAEFFEISPHEATAMDPQQRLLLEVAWEALEHAGIPAESLRRSQTGVFAGACATDYGYLAGTDLSRVDAWSNIGGALSIIANRLSYFLDLRGPSVSVDTACSSSLVAVHLGCQSLRTGDCDLAIAAGVNLLLSPAIFRSFDGAEALSPTGQCKSFDADADGFVRGEGCGAVILKRLSDAVRDGDRVLAVLRGSAVNQDGRSNGLMAPNPAAQMAVLRAACANAGVAPHQVDYVETHGTGTLLGDPIEARALGTVLGRGRTEDGPLLIGAVKSNMGHLEGAAGIAGLIKAVLAVHRGHIPPNLNYQTPNPHIPFDEMRLKVVAEPTDWPDTGLPRRAGVSSFGFGGTNAHVVIEQAPETDPVASQPGPAVSTLVLSGKSTERVSSLASALADWMDGDGADVALPDVAHTLNHHRSRHPVFATVCARDRKHAIVGLRALADGTPADGVVAPHQAASRPGTVFVYSGQGSQWAGMGRQLLADEPVFAAAVAELEPIFVAHAGFSLQRVLADGQPVTGIERIQPLLVGVQLALTALWRSYGVEPDAVIGHSMGEVTAAVVAGALSVSDGLRVICTRSRLMARLSGQGAMALVESDAAAIEALLADYPQVSLAVYASPGQTVIAGPPDQVDAVMAVVADGDRLARRIEVDVASHHHIIEPILPELRSELADLAPDTPTIPVISTTTGPADDTPAFDADHWAANLRNPVRFSQAIAHAGSQAVGSHATFIEISPHPLLAHGINDTLGAGDYRIVSTLARDADDTLTFHTNLNASHTDHPPRTPHPPEPHPALPSAPWHHTRHWIGAAEHRAQLPARDSETAGGRTVSVHPLLGAHVRLLEEPERHVWQGEVGTTAQPWLVDHQVHGVPALPGAAYCEMALAAARATLGDASEVRDIRFERMLLLDDETALNAEASVQAPGVVSFEVQTDEEGEYTRRAAATLQAIDELGQPPVHDVAALLAAHPNRVDGTQLREWFDNRGVRFGPAFAGLAAARTGTAATGTVLAEVAGPEQVHLQHSAFRVHPAVLDACFQSIAAHAHDIADGGLLLPLGVRRLRSYGSLRGARYCLSRVTEANQIGMEADLDVFDENGTVLLIVRGLSVGSDVSESGARQRVLAERLLAIDWEPRDLPAAESADAGSWLLLADDDDPLAAELADVLKSEGAQCEIAGQLAVPMGDVAGVVVLAGPQTAFDEQSPARGCEQVRRLVRIARTLDEASDEPARLYVVTRNAQTVLPDDQPNLDQAGLRGLMRVISAEDAELRATQIDIDHGTDAAQLARQLLAGSDEDETAWRGGQWYTARLRCAPLRPDERQTAIANHQLDGMRLEIRTPGDLAGLELVAFERAAPGPGQIEVAVTASSLNFADVLIAMGRFPSVDGRQPRLGMDFAGVVTAVGPDVTGHQVGDRVGGVSENGCWATFVTCDAELAVTLPPSLDAEQAVAATTAYATAWYGLQEMARIKPGERVLIHSATGGVGRAAIAIARLVGAEIFATAGSPQRRALLHDMGIEHVYDSRSTEFADLIRRDTDGYGVDVVLNSVTGAAQRAGFELLAIGGRFVEIGKRDVYGDTRLGQYPFRRNLTFHYLDLALMAASHPRQVGDLLRTVYRLVGDGGLPPLEHTAYPLDQAATAIRVMGAAEHNGKLVLSVPRDGHSTVLVPPERATVFRGDGAYIITGGLGGLGLYLATEMAKAGCGRIVLTARANPTPKARRAIDRIRAGGADVVVESGNMAEADTAARVVAAATATGLPLRGVLHAAAVVVDATLANITDEVIDRDWAPKVYGAWNLHRATVGQPLDWFCCFSSAAALLGTPGQGAYAAANSWVDAFTLWRRRQGLASLAIAWGAWGEVGRATHLAEGGRTTMIAPDEGARTFEELLRYNRGHTGYIPMTGSSWLADLVARSPFAEAFQHAGAHPAGETTLRTELRSLPQDEWPTRLRRLITEQTGLILRRTVDPDRPFVEHGLDSLGNLELRTRIEAEIGIRVTPKAIATHNTAQALSVHLAETLVAEKT, via the coding sequence GTGACGTCGGCCGGTCCTGATGAGGCCGGGGGGCTAAAGCGCTGGTTGATCGACTATCTCGTTAACGAGATCGGTTGTGATCGTGAAGATGTCGGCCTCGACGTGGCGTTCAACGACCTGGGGGTGGGCTCGCGCGATGCGGTCGTACTCTCGGGTGAGTTGGCGACATTGGCCGGCCGGGCGGTCTCGCCGCTGGATTTTTGGCAGCACCCGACGATCAACGAATTGGTGCAGTTTCTGACCACACCCGAGTCGGAGTCCCAGGCGCAAGCCGACTCGGCGGATCGTGGGTGGGCCGACGAGCCGATCGCCGTGATCGGGTTGGGATGTCGTTTTCCCGGGGACATTTCAGGACCGGATGCGTACTGGCGCTTCCTTTGTGAGGGTCGTTCCTCGGTAGCCGAGGTGCCGGCGGACCGATGGTTGCCGTTCGACGACGGCTCACCGGAGATCACGAGGGCGCTGGCCGGCACCACTCGGTGGGCTTCGGTGTTGACCGACGTCGACGGTTTCGACGCGGAGTTCTTCGAGATATCCCCGCATGAAGCGACCGCGATGGATCCGCAGCAGCGGTTGTTGCTGGAGGTGGCCTGGGAAGCGTTGGAGCATGCCGGGATTCCCGCGGAATCACTGCGTCGTTCCCAGACCGGGGTTTTCGCCGGCGCGTGTGCGACCGACTACGGGTATCTGGCCGGAACGGATCTGTCTCGTGTCGACGCGTGGAGCAACATCGGCGGCGCATTGAGCATCATCGCGAACCGGCTGTCGTATTTTCTGGATCTTCGCGGCCCGTCGGTGTCGGTGGACACGGCCTGTTCGTCGTCGCTGGTGGCTGTGCACCTGGGATGTCAGAGCCTGCGTACCGGGGATTGCGATCTGGCCATCGCCGCGGGAGTGAACCTGCTGTTGTCGCCGGCCATCTTCCGCAGCTTCGACGGAGCCGAAGCGTTGTCGCCGACGGGGCAGTGCAAATCCTTCGACGCGGACGCGGACGGATTCGTCCGCGGCGAAGGCTGCGGCGCGGTGATACTCAAGCGACTCAGCGACGCCGTGCGCGACGGGGATCGGGTGCTGGCGGTGCTGCGCGGATCAGCGGTCAATCAGGATGGCCGATCGAATGGGCTGATGGCGCCGAACCCGGCTGCGCAGATGGCGGTGCTGCGCGCGGCGTGTGCCAACGCCGGCGTCGCACCGCACCAGGTCGATTACGTCGAGACCCATGGAACCGGAACGCTTTTGGGCGATCCTATCGAGGCGCGCGCGCTGGGTACGGTGCTGGGCCGCGGGCGCACCGAAGACGGTCCGCTGCTGATCGGCGCCGTCAAATCGAACATGGGTCACCTGGAGGGCGCGGCCGGAATCGCCGGCCTCATCAAGGCGGTGCTGGCGGTACACCGCGGGCATATCCCGCCCAACCTGAACTACCAGACCCCTAACCCGCATATTCCGTTCGACGAGATGCGGCTGAAAGTCGTTGCCGAGCCTACGGATTGGCCGGACACCGGGTTGCCGCGACGGGCGGGGGTGTCGTCGTTCGGCTTCGGCGGCACCAATGCCCACGTGGTGATCGAACAGGCCCCCGAGACGGATCCCGTTGCGTCGCAACCAGGCCCGGCGGTGAGCACGCTGGTGCTGTCGGGCAAGTCGACCGAGCGGGTGAGTTCGCTGGCGTCGGCGTTGGCTGACTGGATGGACGGTGACGGCGCGGACGTGGCATTGCCCGATGTCGCGCACACGCTCAATCACCACCGGTCCCGGCACCCCGTGTTCGCCACCGTGTGCGCGCGCGATCGCAAGCATGCGATTGTCGGCTTGCGTGCGCTGGCCGACGGCACGCCGGCCGACGGCGTGGTGGCCCCGCACCAGGCAGCGTCGCGGCCCGGCACGGTGTTCGTGTATTCCGGTCAGGGCTCGCAGTGGGCGGGGATGGGCCGCCAGTTGCTGGCCGACGAGCCGGTGTTCGCCGCGGCGGTCGCCGAGTTGGAGCCGATATTCGTTGCACACGCCGGGTTTTCGCTGCAGCGGGTGTTGGCCGACGGCCAGCCGGTCACCGGAATCGAGCGGATTCAGCCGCTGTTGGTGGGTGTGCAACTGGCGCTGACGGCATTGTGGCGCTCGTATGGCGTCGAGCCGGACGCGGTGATCGGGCATTCGATGGGCGAGGTCACCGCGGCAGTGGTGGCCGGCGCGTTGAGCGTTTCCGATGGCTTGCGAGTGATCTGCACCCGGTCGCGATTGATGGCGCGGCTGTCCGGTCAGGGGGCGATGGCGCTGGTGGAGTCCGACGCCGCGGCCATCGAGGCGCTGCTGGCCGATTACCCGCAGGTGAGCCTCGCGGTGTACGCCTCGCCCGGCCAGACGGTGATCGCCGGTCCGCCCGATCAGGTCGACGCGGTGATGGCCGTCGTGGCCGACGGCGACCGGCTGGCCCGGCGCATCGAGGTCGACGTGGCCTCCCATCACCACATCATCGAGCCGATCCTGCCCGAATTGCGTTCTGAGCTAGCCGATTTGGCCCCAGATACGCCGACCATCCCGGTGATCAGCACCACCACCGGCCCCGCCGACGACACGCCGGCGTTCGACGCCGACCACTGGGCGGCCAACCTGCGTAACCCGGTTCGGTTCAGCCAGGCCATCGCTCATGCGGGTAGCCAAGCCGTTGGGTCCCATGCCACCTTCATCGAAATCAGCCCACACCCCTTGCTCGCCCACGGCATTAACGACACCCTCGGCGCCGGTGACTACCGGATCGTCAGCACCCTGGCGCGCGACGCCGACGACACCCTCACTTTCCACACCAACCTCAACGCGAGCCACACCGACCATCCGCCCCGGACTCCGCACCCGCCCGAACCGCACCCGGCCCTGCCGTCGGCGCCCTGGCACCACACCCGCCACTGGATCGGCGCCGCGGAGCATCGTGCGCAGTTGCCGGCGCGCGACTCCGAGACCGCTGGTGGCCGAACCGTTTCGGTGCATCCCTTGTTGGGTGCGCACGTGCGGCTGCTGGAAGAGCCCGAGCGACACGTCTGGCAGGGCGAAGTCGGCACCACGGCACAGCCGTGGCTCGTAGACCACCAGGTGCACGGCGTGCCGGCCCTGCCCGGAGCCGCCTACTGCGAGATGGCCCTCGCGGCGGCGCGCGCGACGCTGGGTGACGCGTCGGAGGTCCGCGACATCCGATTCGAACGGATGCTGCTGCTCGATGATGAGACGGCGCTGAATGCCGAGGCGTCGGTCCAGGCGCCCGGCGTGGTGTCGTTCGAGGTGCAAACCGACGAGGAGGGCGAGTACACGCGGCGCGCCGCGGCAACCTTGCAGGCCATCGACGAGCTGGGCCAACCACCGGTACACGATGTCGCCGCGCTGCTCGCCGCCCATCCGAACCGGGTCGACGGAACGCAGTTGCGGGAATGGTTCGACAACCGCGGAGTCCGGTTCGGCCCCGCGTTCGCCGGCCTGGCGGCCGCGCGCACCGGCACCGCGGCGACCGGCACGGTGCTGGCCGAAGTCGCGGGTCCCGAGCAGGTTCACTTGCAGCACAGCGCTTTTCGGGTGCATCCGGCGGTGCTCGACGCGTGCTTCCAGTCGATCGCGGCTCATGCACACGATATCGCCGACGGCGGTCTGCTATTGCCGCTGGGTGTCCGCCGGCTGCGCAGTTACGGGTCGCTGCGCGGCGCCCGTTACTGCCTGAGTCGGGTGACCGAGGCGAATCAGATCGGAATGGAAGCCGATCTCGACGTGTTCGACGAGAACGGGACCGTGTTGCTGATCGTGCGCGGGCTGAGCGTGGGCAGCGACGTCTCCGAGAGCGGGGCGCGCCAGCGAGTGCTGGCCGAGCGCCTGCTGGCGATCGACTGGGAGCCGCGCGACCTGCCCGCCGCCGAGAGCGCTGACGCCGGGAGCTGGCTGTTGCTGGCCGACGACGACGACCCGTTGGCCGCCGAGCTCGCCGATGTGCTGAAAAGCGAAGGCGCCCAGTGCGAAATCGCCGGACAGCTCGCCGTGCCGATGGGCGATGTCGCAGGTGTGGTGGTCCTGGCCGGGCCGCAGACCGCCTTCGATGAGCAGTCCCCGGCCCGCGGCTGCGAACAGGTGCGACGGCTGGTGCGGATCGCCCGCACGCTCGACGAAGCCTCCGACGAGCCGGCCCGGCTGTACGTCGTGACCCGCAACGCCCAGACCGTGCTGCCCGATGACCAGCCCAACCTGGACCAGGCGGGCCTGCGCGGGTTGATGCGAGTGATTTCCGCCGAAGACGCCGAACTGCGGGCGACCCAGATCGATATCGATCACGGAACCGACGCCGCGCAGTTGGCGCGCCAGCTGCTGGCCGGATCGGACGAGGACGAAACCGCCTGGCGCGGCGGACAGTGGTACACCGCCCGGCTGCGCTGCGCCCCGTTACGGCCCGACGAGCGGCAAACCGCCATCGCGAACCATCAGCTCGACGGCATGCGCCTGGAGATCCGCACTCCCGGTGACCTGGCCGGCCTGGAACTCGTTGCGTTCGAACGCGCCGCACCGGGACCTGGGCAGATCGAGGTCGCGGTCACCGCGTCCAGCCTCAACTTCGCCGACGTGCTGATCGCCATGGGCCGATTCCCCAGCGTCGACGGGCGTCAACCGCGCCTCGGTATGGACTTCGCGGGCGTGGTGACCGCGGTCGGGCCTGACGTCACCGGCCATCAGGTCGGTGACCGGGTCGGCGGCGTATCCGAAAACGGCTGTTGGGCAACGTTCGTCACCTGTGACGCCGAACTTGCCGTGACACTTCCGCCCAGTCTGGACGCTGAGCAGGCCGTCGCGGCCACGACCGCGTACGCCACCGCCTGGTATGGCCTGCAGGAGATGGCCAGGATCAAGCCGGGGGAGCGGGTGCTGATCCACTCGGCGACCGGCGGAGTGGGCCGGGCCGCAATCGCGATAGCGCGGTTGGTCGGGGCGGAGATCTTTGCCACGGCGGGCAGCCCGCAGCGGCGTGCCCTGTTGCACGACATGGGTATCGAGCATGTCTACGACTCGCGCAGCACCGAATTCGCCGACCTGATCCGACGCGACACCGACGGCTACGGCGTCGACGTCGTGCTCAACTCGGTCACCGGTGCCGCCCAGCGCGCCGGCTTCGAACTGCTGGCTATCGGTGGACGGTTCGTCGAGATCGGCAAGCGCGACGTCTACGGCGACACCCGGCTGGGCCAATATCCGTTCCGCCGCAACCTCACGTTCCACTACCTCGACCTCGCGCTGATGGCGGCCAGCCACCCCCGGCAAGTGGGGGATCTGTTGCGGACGGTGTACCGACTCGTCGGAGACGGTGGGTTGCCGCCGCTCGAGCACACCGCCTATCCACTTGACCAGGCGGCCACGGCAATTCGCGTGATGGGTGCGGCCGAGCACAACGGCAAACTCGTCCTGTCCGTCCCGCGTGACGGGCACAGTACGGTGCTGGTACCCCCGGAGCGGGCCACCGTGTTCCGCGGTGATGGTGCCTACATCATCACCGGTGGACTGGGCGGGCTCGGGCTGTATCTGGCCACCGAGATGGCCAAGGCGGGCTGCGGCCGGATCGTGCTGACCGCGAGGGCCAACCCAACTCCCAAAGCGCGCCGGGCCATTGACCGGATCCGCGCCGGCGGGGCCGACGTCGTCGTGGAGTCCGGCAACATGGCCGAGGCCGACACCGCGGCCCGGGTGGTGGCCGCGGCCACGGCCACCGGGCTTCCGCTGCGTGGGGTGCTGCATGCCGCGGCGGTGGTGGTGGACGCCACGTTGGCCAACATCACCGACGAGGTGATCGACCGTGATTGGGCGCCAAAGGTTTACGGCGCATGGAACCTGCACCGCGCCACGGTGGGCCAGCCACTGGACTGGTTCTGCTGTTTCTCCTCCGCGGCAGCACTACTGGGCACGCCAGGACAGGGTGCCTACGCGGCAGCCAACAGCTGGGTGGATGCCTTCACGTTGTGGCGGCGCCGCCAGGGCTTGGCGTCGCTGGCGATCGCGTGGGGCGCATGGGGAGAGGTCGGGCGCGCCACGCACCTGGCCGAGGGCGGGCGTACCACCATGATCGCCCCCGACGAAGGCGCGCGGACATTCGAAGAACTCCTGCGCTATAACCGTGGCCACACGGGGTATATCCCGATGACCGGGTCGTCCTGGCTGGCCGATTTGGTGGCGCGCAGCCCGTTCGCCGAAGCCTTCCAGCACGCGGGAGCGCACCCGGCCGGCGAGACCACGTTGCGCACCGAACTACGATCACTACCACAGGACGAATGGCCCACCCGGCTTCGGCGGCTGATCACCGAGCAGACCGGTCTGATCCTGCGTCGCACGGTCGACCCAGACCGCCCGTTCGTCGAACACGGCCTGGACTCGCTGGGCAATCTGGAGCTGCGGACGCGCATCGAGGCCGAGATCGGAATCCGCGTCACGCCGAAGGCGATTGCCACCCACAACACGGCCCAGGCATTGAGCGTCCATCTGGCCGAGACGCTGGTGGCGGAGAAAACGTAG